The Halichoerus grypus chromosome 14, mHalGry1.hap1.1, whole genome shotgun sequence genome contains a region encoding:
- the LOC118533991 gene encoding procathepsin L-like, which translates to MHPSLLLAALCLGTTTAAPQRDQSLDAHWSRWKAAHGKLYDENEEGWRRAVWAKNMKMIERHNQEYSQGKHSFTMAMNAFGDLTSEEFKQVLNDLKIQKHEEGNVFQAPPFAETPSSVDWREKGYVTPVKDQGQCQSCWAFSATGALEGQMFRKTGKLVSLSEQNLLDCSRSQGNEGCSGGLMDSAFQYVKDNGGLDSEESYPYLARSESCKYRPEKSAANVTTFWHVLNKEDGLMTTVANVGPVSAAVDSSPDSFQFYKKGIYHDPNCSSESLNHGVLVVGYGFEGAESDNKKYWIVKNSWGTNWGTEGYMLLAKDRDNHCGIATMASFPVV; encoded by the exons ATGCATCCTTCTCTCCTCCTGGCTGCCCTTTGCTTGGGAACAACCACAGCTGCCCCACAACGTGACCAGAGCTTAGATGCGCACTGGTCCCGGTGGAAGGCGGCGCACGGGAAGCTGTATGACGAG AATGAAGAAGGATGGAGGAGAGCAGTGTgggcaaagaatatgaaaatgattGAACGGCACAATCAGGAATACAGCCAAGGGAAACACAGCTTCACGATGGCAATGAACGCCTTTGGTGACCTG aCCAGTGAAGAATTCAAACAGGTGTTAAATGACCTTAAAATTCAGAAGCATGAAGAAGGGAACGTGTTCCAAGCACCTCCCTTTGCTGAGACCCCCTCCTCTGTGGACTGGAGAGAGAAAGGCTACGTAACCCCTGTGAAGGATCAG ggTCAGTGTCAATCTTGTTGGGCTTTTAGTGCAACTGGTGCTCTTGAAGGACAGATGTTCCGGAAAACTGGCAAACTCGTGTCACTGAGTGAGCAGAACCTGCTGGACTGCTCTCGGTCTCAGGGCAATGAGGGCTGCAGTGGTGGCCTGATGGATTCTGCCTTCCAGTATGTGAAGGACAACGGAGGCCTGGACTCGGAGGAATCCTATCCGTATCTTGCAAGG AGTGAATCCTGCAAATACAGGCCTGAGAAATCTGCTGCCAATGTGACCACCTTCTGGCACGTCTTAAACAAGGAGGATGGTCTTATGACCACAGTGGCAAATGTGGGGCCGGTCTCTGCTGCTGTAGATTCAAGCCCGGATTCCTTCCAGTTCTATAAAAAAG GCATTTATCATGATCCAAATTGCAGCAGTGAAAGCCTGAATCATGGTGTTCTGGTGGTTGGCTATGGCTTTGAAGGAGCAGAATCGGATAACAAAAAATATTGGATTGTCAAGAACAG CTGGGGTACAAACTGGGGCACGGAGGGCTACATGCTGTTGGCCAAGGACCGGGACAACCACTGTGGAATCGCCACCATGGCTAGTTTTCCTGTCGTGTGA